A genomic window from Cyanobacteria bacterium FACHB-DQ100 includes:
- a CDS encoding SAM-dependent methyltransferase produces MSQTTETEVFFCPEESHFYSHCLERLVFSQCDDSRLIVEFGSGDGSPVINSLVRSRCNDVIHGFELNPSAYGVAKSRINQCNLHDRYVLHNKSFFDAAPTDADCLIANPPYIPAPDNQIRMPLLHGGIDGATLTNRLLTLDYANVMVLISSYSNPLGTFKCAAEQGYTVADFMVTPLQFGCYSSEPKVRNWIEKLRENGQAFYSDNIYFLAGVLFQHSSIASVDMSDELVRVMTAL; encoded by the coding sequence ATTTCGCAGACTACTGAAACCGAAGTATTTTTCTGCCCTGAAGAATCACATTTCTATTCGCATTGTTTAGAACGGTTAGTTTTTTCGCAGTGCGATGATTCACGGTTGATTGTTGAATTTGGTTCTGGGGATGGTAGCCCGGTAATCAATTCTTTGGTGCGATCGCGCTGTAATGATGTGATTCATGGGTTTGAACTGAATCCATCTGCTTATGGTGTGGCAAAATCGAGAATCAATCAGTGTAATTTGCACGATCGATATGTCTTGCACAATAAGTCATTCTTTGATGCTGCACCAACTGATGCAGATTGTTTGATCGCGAATCCGCCTTACATTCCCGCGCCGGACAATCAGATTCGGATGCCGCTCCTGCATGGCGGCATAGATGGAGCCACGTTAACGAATCGATTGCTGACCCTGGACTATGCGAACGTGATGGTCTTGATCTCAAGCTACTCGAACCCATTAGGAACTTTCAAATGTGCTGCCGAGCAAGGATACACGGTTGCAGATTTTATGGTGACACCGTTGCAGTTTGGTTGCTATAGCTCTGAACCGAAGGTGAGAAATTGGATTGAAAAGCTACGGGAAAACGGGCAAGCATTCTATTCGGACAACATCTATTTTCTTGCAGGTGTTCTGTTCCAGCATTCTAGTATTGCATCTGTCGATATGTCAGATGAGCTAGTTCGCGTCATGACTGCTTTGTAA
- a CDS encoding ribose ABC transporter permease: protein MSQTELRPLREPSNRPPVQRKPANNWLQVAGILPILILICILFSVLTPNFPTAGNAVNILRQASINIVLATGMTFVILTGGIDLSVGSILGVSAVVGVLVSLSSALGWFAIPAALLTGLAIGLINGALIAFLDLPPFIVTLGGLTALRGAAYLVANGTTVLNRNLNFAWVGNNYLGPFPWLVVIALLTVLASWFVLRRTILGVQIYAVGGNQRAARLTGIKVSRILLFVYGVSGLLAGLAGIMSSSRLYSATGLLGNGYELDAIAAVILGGTSFTGGIGTMPGTLLGALIIAVLNNGLTLLNMSYFWQLVVKGLVIIVAVTIDRLRRRSSR, encoded by the coding sequence ATGAGTCAAACAGAACTACGTCCGTTAAGAGAACCGAGCAATCGCCCCCCTGTTCAGCGCAAACCTGCAAACAACTGGCTTCAGGTGGCTGGGATTCTGCCGATTCTAATTCTGATTTGCATTCTGTTTTCGGTGCTGACTCCCAACTTTCCCACGGCGGGAAACGCTGTGAACATTCTCCGGCAAGCATCAATCAACATTGTGCTAGCAACGGGAATGACCTTTGTGATTCTGACTGGAGGGATTGACCTTTCGGTGGGATCAATTTTGGGGGTGTCTGCGGTTGTTGGAGTGCTGGTTTCGCTTTCAAGCGCATTGGGTTGGTTTGCGATTCCAGCCGCATTGTTAACTGGCTTAGCGATCGGGTTGATCAATGGCGCGCTGATTGCTTTTCTCGACTTACCTCCGTTCATTGTGACTTTGGGCGGCTTAACTGCGCTACGAGGAGCTGCTTACCTCGTAGCAAACGGTACGACTGTCTTGAACCGCAATCTAAACTTTGCTTGGGTTGGCAATAACTATCTCGGCCCCTTTCCCTGGTTAGTTGTGATTGCGCTGTTGACTGTTTTAGCAAGCTGGTTTGTGCTGCGTCGGACGATTCTAGGCGTGCAGATTTATGCAGTGGGAGGAAACCAACGTGCAGCGCGACTTACCGGAATCAAAGTCAGTCGGATTCTCTTGTTTGTGTATGGTGTGAGTGGATTGTTAGCAGGGTTGGCAGGCATCATGAGTTCCAGCCGCCTGTATAGTGCGACTGGACTGTTGGGGAATGGGTATGAATTGGATGCGATCGCGGCTGTGATTCTCGGCGGCACAAGCTTCACGGGTGGGATTGGAACCATGCCCGGAACCTTGCTGGGTGCGTTGATCATTGCGGTACTGAACAACGGTTTGACGCTGCTGAATATGTCTTACTTCTGGCAGTTAGTCGTTAAAGGTTTAGTGATCATCGTGGCAGTCACGATTGACCGACTCCGCCGCCGTTCCTCACGCTAG
- a CDS encoding glycosyltransferase family 2 protein — translation MSKVDILIPTYNRASALAVTLASLIAQTFQDFNVIISDQTEDPNEIASNIVQTPVRVLRSHNHKVQIHHHLPRRGMAEQRQFLLDQATAPYVLFIDDDIILEPFVLEQFVNAIEEENCGFVGSGLIGLSFIQDVRPHQQAIEFWDSPVQPEKLQPGMPEWERWKLHNAANLYHIQRSHNITPDQPRKYKVAWIGGCVMYNTQKLREVGGFNFWTKLPENHCGEDVFTQQRVMAKYGGCGVLPSGAYHQELPTTVVDRSFNAPVVLSIDEPFDTIEGNELSLSYDS, via the coding sequence ATGTCTAAAGTTGATATCTTAATCCCAACCTACAATCGCGCTTCAGCATTAGCTGTTACATTGGCCAGCCTGATTGCTCAGACCTTTCAAGATTTTAATGTAATCATTTCAGATCAAACTGAAGATCCAAACGAAATTGCTTCCAACATAGTCCAAACGCCAGTTCGAGTTCTACGATCGCACAATCACAAAGTTCAAATCCACCATCACTTACCCCGTCGCGGCATGGCAGAACAAAGACAGTTCTTGCTGGATCAAGCAACTGCTCCTTATGTTCTGTTCATTGATGATGACATCATCCTAGAACCATTTGTCCTGGAACAATTCGTTAATGCGATCGAAGAGGAGAACTGTGGTTTTGTCGGCAGCGGATTGATCGGACTCAGCTTTATTCAAGATGTTCGACCGCACCAACAAGCGATCGAATTTTGGGATAGTCCAGTGCAGCCCGAAAAGCTCCAGCCGGGAATGCCAGAATGGGAACGTTGGAAGTTACACAATGCAGCAAACCTGTATCATATTCAGCGATCGCACAACATTACTCCAGACCAACCTCGAAAATACAAGGTTGCTTGGATTGGAGGCTGCGTGATGTATAACACTCAAAAGCTTCGAGAGGTCGGCGGTTTCAACTTCTGGACAAAGCTTCCTGAGAATCACTGTGGCGAGGATGTTTTTACTCAACAGCGAGTAATGGCAAAGTATGGCGGCTGTGGTGTGCTGCCATCTGGCGCATATCATCAAGAATTGCCAACAACGGTGGTCGATCGTAGCTTCAATGCTCCAGTTGTACTGTCGATCGATGAACCATTTGATACGATCGAGGGCAACGAGTTGAGCTTATCGTATGATTCCTGA
- a CDS encoding isochorismatase, giving the protein MIPEFFDRASVGSVWRVPYQQRAIEAEQWAKEHNIPPASDDRIRVCLLAIDVQNTFCIPDFELFVGGRSGTGAVEDNVRLCEFVYCNLGSITEIAPTMDTHTAMQIFHPIFWINEAREHPTPAATLISYEDVQKGVWRVNPAIAPSLKTDYNTLNSHALHYTKQLTDEGKYPLTVWPYHSMLGGIGHALVSAVEEAFFFHCITRKSQTSFEIKGSHPLTENYSVLSPEVLTTVGGELLAQKNSQLIDKLLKFDAVIIAGQAKSHCVAWTIDDLLTEIQAYDPSLTKKVYLLEDCTSAVVVPGVVDYTEQADRAYDRFAAAGMHLVKSTDAISDWF; this is encoded by the coding sequence ATGATTCCTGAGTTTTTCGATCGTGCTTCAGTCGGATCTGTTTGGCGTGTTCCGTATCAGCAACGAGCAATTGAAGCGGAACAATGGGCGAAAGAACACAACATTCCGCCTGCAAGTGACGATCGAATTCGGGTTTGTTTGCTAGCAATCGATGTGCAAAATACGTTTTGTATTCCCGATTTTGAACTGTTTGTTGGGGGTCGATCGGGAACTGGAGCCGTTGAAGATAATGTGCGACTGTGTGAGTTCGTTTACTGCAATTTAGGTAGCATTACCGAAATTGCTCCAACAATGGACACGCATACAGCAATGCAAATCTTTCATCCGATTTTCTGGATCAACGAAGCCAGAGAGCATCCCACTCCCGCAGCAACCCTAATTTCATATGAAGATGTGCAGAAAGGCGTGTGGAGAGTCAATCCAGCGATCGCGCCCAGCTTAAAAACCGATTACAACACCCTCAACAGTCACGCGCTCCACTACACGAAACAGCTAACCGACGAAGGCAAGTATCCATTAACGGTGTGGCCTTATCACTCAATGTTGGGTGGAATCGGTCATGCGTTAGTGTCAGCAGTTGAGGAAGCTTTCTTCTTTCATTGCATTACCCGTAAGAGTCAGACCAGCTTTGAAATCAAAGGCAGTCACCCGCTCACCGAAAACTATTCGGTGCTGAGTCCGGAGGTTCTAACGACAGTTGGCGGTGAACTATTGGCACAGAAAAATAGTCAGTTGATTGATAAGTTACTCAAGTTTGATGCGGTGATCATTGCAGGTCAGGCAAAGAGCCATTGTGTGGCTTGGACGATCGACGACTTACTCACCGAAATCCAAGCCTATGACCCTAGCCTAACCAAGAAAGTCTACCTGCTCGAAGATTGCACTTCTGCGGTTGTGGTTCCGGGCGTGGTCGATTATACCGAGCAAGCCGATCGCGCTTACGATCGCTTTGCTGCTGCTGGAATGCACTTGGTAAAATCGACCGATGCAATCTCCGATTGGTTCTAG
- a CDS encoding DHH family phosphoesterase: protein MTFTLDPVVGTPNQEAALQAFDRFVSQISHSSRMVAIHDSDADGVTAGVVWQRAFERAGFASVHRVIPDRERNAWTPNNRAIIQSANPAYLFVMDLGSRSEPVIAGIPTCFIDHHHPEGVPDGDTLITAYTWEPIPNTSLIIWQLCQMIADISDLDWIAAIGTLSDLGDRAPFELLTTAKRKYTAKYLKEATALINASRRASHYDPEVAARALLNHSSPKALVNSESTDVQHLRSAREEVKLALDEARKTAPIFSGNVALIRMNSPCQIHPLIAQSWRGRLSKMIVIAANEGYMPGRVNFAARSNSANVLEFLRSQNLSVGEGSYGHGHDQASGGSLSIELWNELLEKLGFPRTAFAKV, encoded by the coding sequence ATGACTTTTACACTCGATCCTGTCGTTGGTACTCCGAATCAAGAAGCTGCGCTCCAAGCCTTCGATCGGTTTGTTTCACAAATATCTCACTCCTCTAGAATGGTTGCCATTCATGATTCAGATGCCGATGGAGTGACGGCGGGAGTCGTGTGGCAACGAGCATTCGAGCGAGCCGGATTCGCCTCAGTGCATCGAGTCATTCCCGATCGAGAGCGCAATGCTTGGACACCCAACAATCGCGCGATCATTCAGTCGGCGAATCCGGCTTATCTATTTGTGATGGATTTGGGCAGCCGGTCTGAGCCTGTGATTGCTGGAATTCCGACTTGTTTTATTGATCATCACCATCCCGAAGGTGTTCCTGACGGAGATACATTAATTACCGCATACACTTGGGAACCGATTCCGAATACTTCACTGATCATTTGGCAACTGTGTCAAATGATCGCAGACATCTCTGATCTCGATTGGATTGCAGCGATTGGAACACTGAGCGACTTAGGCGATCGCGCTCCATTTGAACTGTTAACGACAGCAAAACGAAAGTACACCGCAAAGTACCTCAAAGAAGCAACAGCGCTAATCAATGCGTCTCGACGAGCTTCTCACTATGATCCGGAAGTTGCAGCACGAGCATTATTAAATCATTCCAGTCCGAAAGCATTAGTCAATTCAGAAAGTACGGATGTACAACACCTGCGATCGGCGCGGGAAGAAGTCAAATTAGCACTCGATGAAGCTCGAAAAACGGCTCCAATATTCTCTGGAAATGTGGCTCTAATTCGGATGAATTCGCCGTGTCAGATTCATCCGTTGATTGCTCAGAGTTGGCGTGGTCGTTTATCGAAAATGATTGTGATTGCGGCAAACGAAGGCTATATGCCAGGACGAGTGAACTTTGCAGCACGATCAAACAGTGCTAATGTCCTCGAATTTCTGCGGAGTCAAAACCTTTCAGTCGGCGAAGGCAGTTATGGGCATGGACATGATCAGGCATCGGGAGGTAGCTTAAGCATCGAGCTTTGGAATGAACTGTTAGAGAAGCTAGGCTTTCCCAGGACAGCGTTTGCAAAAGTATAA
- a CDS encoding iron-containing redox enzyme family protein codes for MHGSLVAPLPTRLMPEAIESIVTNNPYYKAEQTFSGLIEAENLDQRLSELADQIRYFETALTFALKEAYDQAQGSDAAHLFLQRVLYRINRLNLFWYDDLTHYTNERSHYLQKVRNEIEAAWQAWELKQIDTEGYQSIDLKQALLDRYQADLDPELSADAIYLRKEMPFEGYRYLLAITSFDGLVEASRLSRILGGAANEVQATLTKVLLEEYGNGRLSRKHSTFFAKMMTELSLSTQPEAYFDLVPWEALATTNHNFLLTECKRHFLRYNGGLAYFEVAGPSAYRNYLAAAQRLELSEGAMGYWDLHIKEDERHGRWMIENVTLPLVDMYPQQAWQLLLGYDQEKLMGDRAGAAIVAMIRRGVETESLPAIVPQ; via the coding sequence ATGCACGGTAGTTTAGTTGCGCCCCTGCCCACCCGATTGATGCCAGAGGCGATCGAATCCATTGTTACAAACAATCCCTACTACAAGGCTGAACAAACGTTCAGTGGGCTAATCGAAGCTGAGAACTTAGATCAGCGCCTGAGTGAACTTGCCGATCAGATTCGTTACTTTGAAACCGCGCTAACGTTTGCACTCAAGGAAGCTTACGATCAAGCGCAGGGTTCTGATGCAGCACATCTTTTCCTGCAGCGTGTTCTCTATCGAATCAATCGTTTGAACCTATTTTGGTATGACGATCTGACTCATTACACGAATGAGCGATCGCACTATCTGCAAAAGGTTCGCAACGAAATCGAAGCAGCTTGGCAAGCTTGGGAACTGAAGCAAATTGATACTGAAGGCTATCAATCGATTGATCTCAAACAGGCATTGCTCGATCGTTACCAAGCCGATCTCGATCCGGAGCTATCCGCCGATGCGATTTACCTGCGTAAAGAAATGCCGTTTGAAGGCTATCGGTATCTTTTAGCCATTACCTCGTTTGATGGATTGGTGGAAGCAAGCCGTTTATCGCGGATTCTTGGTGGTGCTGCAAACGAAGTACAAGCCACTTTAACAAAAGTGCTGCTTGAAGAATACGGCAATGGTCGCCTATCGCGGAAGCATTCGACCTTCTTTGCCAAGATGATGACCGAATTAAGTCTCAGCACTCAGCCAGAAGCATACTTTGATCTGGTGCCCTGGGAAGCTTTGGCAACGACAAATCACAACTTCCTGCTAACTGAATGTAAGCGTCATTTTCTGCGCTATAACGGCGGACTCGCTTACTTTGAGGTCGCAGGTCCTTCGGCATACCGCAACTATCTTGCAGCGGCACAGAGACTAGAGCTGTCTGAGGGCGCAATGGGGTATTGGGACTTGCACATCAAAGAAGACGAGCGGCACGGACGCTGGATGATCGAAAACGTGACGTTGCCTTTGGTTGATATGTATCCGCAGCAAGCTTGGCAGCTTCTGTTGGGATATGACCAAGAGAAACTCATGGGCGATCGTGCAGGTGCAGCCATTGTTGCCATGATTCGACGTGGAGTAGAAACGGAATCATTGCCTGCGATCGTGCCTCAGTAA